In Stanieria sp. NIES-3757, the DNA window AGAAGCACAAGGTCAATTAGAAGTTAGAGATAAGTTAGAAATTTCAGAAGTTAAAGCTTTTTTACCAGAAGAGTTACCTTTAGGAAATCTTAGTCACGATCATGATCGTCAATTAAAAGACTATCTTAACGGTGTAACAATGATCGCCTAGCTTAACTTTTTTACTTCATCTAAATTGACAAATAAATTTTGATTTTAGTTATTTTAATTTCTATTTTTATTTAATAGTTTAAAATAGCAAAAATAGAAATAATACAAAATATGTATTTAAGAGTGAATTAAATTTAGTTAACAAGTTTATCTTGTTAGTTATGACAAACTGTAGAGTAAATTAAATCAGAAGTTTTGCGATTGATTAACAGACTGATACTTATTATTGTAATATTTTTACTTATAAATTTTTGGGGAGCTACTCTTCCTGTCGAAGCTGCTTTTTGTCGAAATCTTAATAATCATAATATTTGTATTGTACAAATTAAGCGTAGTGCTAAATATTATTGGGAATATCGAGCAACTATTAGTATTGATGGCAAAAAAAGACTAAGAGAAATTTATGATTGTCGCACTCATTCTGTGATTAAAGCTGATCGTCAAATAATTCCTTTTGAATCTAATGGTGTAGGTGAACTAATTTGTAGTAGGTTTGCTAAAACTAATTAATCATTTTTGTTGATTGTTAATAGTTGATTATTCATCCCTCATAATTAGTAATTGGTAACTGTAACAGCTAATTTAAGAAATGTTGTCATTAAATTAATTATTGACTATTTATTCTTGTCCGCTTCAAATTTTTTAATTAAAGATTGAGCAAATTGTAAAGCTTCTGCTTTATTAGTAATATTTCCTTCAATATACGCCACTTGAATTTCAGTTAGTAATTTACCAATTAAAGGTGAAGGTCGCAAAGATAAATGTTTAATTAGATCGTTCCCATTAACTAAGGGTTGAGGATGAGCAATTGAGTCTTGAGGATTTAGATATCTGGCAATTAAAGGATTTAATATTGTTCTAGAAACACCTTGCGCGATCGCAACTACTATTAAAATTGGAAAAATATCTTTAACTTCTAAAAAGAAAAAATATTGTTCTTTTAAACTCATGACAGAACTATTTTGTTTTAGTTTTGGTAATTGTTTGAGTATAGTAAGAATAACTTTAATTTGTTGACGAGAATATTTTAAATTGATTAATTCTGCTTCTGCTTGCTGAGGTTCTTGAGTTACTAAAAGGGCTAATTTTGCCAAACTTAACCAATTAATATAATTAATTTGCCAAGCTTGCCAAGTTTGATTAAACTCATCTGTAACTGCATTAATGATTGAAAGTTTTTCTAATTGTTCTCGCTCGATTTGGGGTAACCAAAAATTTAATAAACCATCTTCCCAAGCAGCAATCAACCACTGATTAGATTCAGGAATAGCTAATAAATAATTTAGCTCGCTTTGAACTCTTTCGGCTGCAACTTTAGTTAATAAATTTGCTAATTCTTTAATTGTTTTTTTTGTAGTTGGTTCTATCGTAAAATTTAATTGGGCTGCTTGACGATAAGCTCTTAACAATCGTAAAGGATCGTCAACCAAATTATGACCAGAAACCATTCTAATGGTATGTTTTTTTAAATCTTCAAAGCCTTGAAGAGGATCGATTAATTTTTGAGCATGAATATTGTAAGCGATCGCATTAATAGTAAAATCTCTACGATATAAATCTTTAACTAAATTTTGTCCTTCTTGTTGAGCAAAATCTAACGTACCTTCAGGAAAAACTACTCTAGCAATTTGTCTTGTTTCATCTAAAATGACAAATCCAGCTTGATAATAATTAGCAATTTTTTTAGCTATTTCTACAGCATGATCTGGAACAACAAAATCTAAATCAAAATAGCTTTTTTCTCTCTTTAGTAAAGCATCTCTTACTGCACCACCTACTAAACAAGCTGACTCGGGTAACCAATCTAAACTAAATGGTACCTTGGGCAGAGCAAGACTAACTTCTTTAACACTCATCGATGAATTAACAAAACATTAAACAAAACTTTAAATATATCCTTGTCTGAGCTAAATTAACAAGAAAGCACGACAATAATTAAAGCCATGTGTATTTGTGTAAACTGCTATTTTGTCGACCGTTGTCAAACCTATCACGCAGTAGAAACCCAACACCAACAGCCTCATCTCACTGAACATCCAGATTTTGAAGCTCAAGAACCTACCATTAATGTTAATATTCGCACTAAAGACGACTTAATTGAAATGGAATGGGATGTGGTTGGCTGTCACAGTTTTTTACGAGAAACTGGCAAATGGGCAAACTTACGTCCTGGTGAAGCAGTACCTACTTAGTTTCGATAATTGTTTACCCCCAACAAATTGACACTTTACCCTAATTCACGCCAAGATGTGAATGTAGGTAAACCTTTGTAAAGGTTCTCAATGTCTATAGAGCTTCTATCGTTAGATAACGTTCAAGAAATCGCCCGCCAATACGGTTACTGGGCGGTATTTATTGGGATTGCTTTGGAAAATACTGGTATTCCATTACCAGGAGAAACTATTACTATCGTGGGAGGCTTTTTAGCAGGTAGTGGTGAGTTAAACTACTGGTTTGTCTTAGCTAGTTCAGTTTCTGGAGCAGTCTTAGGGGATAATTTTGGTTATTGGATTGGTAAAGTTGGCGGTTGGAAGTTTTTGGTACGTGTCGGAAGTATGTTTCGGATTCCAGAACAACAGTTAGAATTAGCCAGAGACAAGTTTAGTAAAAACGCTGCTCAAGCCGTATTTCTTGGTCGTTTTGTCACTTTGTTACGTATTTTTGCTGGACCTTTGGCAGGAATTGCACAAATGCCTTATCAAAAATTTTTTATTTATAATTTGGCTGGTGCAGCGGTATGGTCTTTGACGATTGTCAGTTTATCCTATTTTTTAGGAAAAATTGTTTCTCTACAACAAATAGTTGAGTGGATTGCTCAAGCTGGAATGCTTGCTTTGTTGATTGTTGTAATTGTGTTATTAATTTCTTTCCTTTGGGAATATCGACAAAAAACTCTCATTCCTAAAGATTAATTTAGGAGTTTTAATTACTCCGTCATGGTTTGAAGTAAGTTGGTTTTGGATTAAAGATTCTCAATATAGAGTTGTTAAAGTTTCTAATATTGATAAATTCACTTGTTGAGTTAATTTACAATTTATATACACTTTTGACCTGATTACTTAACTGTTACTTTACATTTTATTTAAAGTTAATCATCGAATAAAAACCTGTATATGTATCGTCATATACAGAAAAATTATTTCAAAAAGACCACTCTTGATCGTTGCGATTAATCGAGTAAAACTATTAGTCAGGACTTAAAAAATCTTGACTAAAATATAGCCATTTTTTGTAGAACTCTTTTCTAAGACTAAAAATTTAGTTAAACACTTAAGATTGGCGTTGATAACTGTAAGGTGGATAAAACTGGCTTAAATTCAAATTAAATTTTTGAGCCAGTCAGCCCAATAAAAAAATTAGTCAAGTGTAATCAGTCTCAGAATTTCTAGACATTTGATCTAGAAAAACTAATTACCCAACTGTTATCTATCAATAAACACTAAATTGTAAACAGATTATGTTTCAAACGACTCTTAAAAAGAGAAAATCGCTCGACTTAAATCGGCGATCTAACACAAAATCATCTTCTTCATCTTATCTTGAACCTTTGCAAACTGTCTTGAGATTTTTTTCTCCTTATTGGCTGGCTTGTATTCCTTTAGCTGCCATTATTGTAGTTGTTTGGAATACAGCAGCAGTTGCTCAAGATGCTGAGGCTTTAACACCAGAGCAAGTTCAAGGAGCTTTAAATGCTACTTGGGTTTTAATAGCTGCTATTCTGGTAATTTTTATGAACGCAGGATTCGCAATGTTAGAAACCGGATTCTGTCGTCAGAAAAATGCAGTTAATATTCTTGCCAAAAACCTAATTGTATTTGCTTTAGCTACTTTAGCTTATTGGGCAATTGGCTTTGCCTTAATGTTTGGTACTGGTAACGGTTTTATTGGTGCCAGTGGCTGGTTTTTGACTGGAGAGCCAGCAACCTATGGATTAGAGCCATTTCCTACTGGTTTACCTGTACCTTTATTTTTCCTCTTTCAAGCAGCTTTTGCTGGTACAGCAGCTACGATTGTATCTGGGGCGGTAGCAGAACGAATTAAGTTTGTTGACTTTATTATTTTTAGCCTTTTACTTACTGCGATTTCTTATCCGATTACTGGACATTGGGTGTGGAGTTCTAGTGGTTGGCTATTTAATCTTGGTTTTCATGATTTTGCTGGTTCAACTGTGGTTCACTCTGTTGGCGGATGGGCTGCTTTAATTGGTGCTGCATTTCTTGGTCCTAGAGAAGGTAAATACCAAAACGGTAGAATTAGTGCTATTCCTGGTCACAATATGAGCATTGCGACTCTAGGTTGTTTAATTCTCTGGATTGGCTGGTTTGGTTTTAATCCTGGTTCGGCGTTGGCTGCTAATGAAACAGTACCTTTTATTGCAGTTACTACTAACTTAGCTGCTGCTGCTGGTGGTGTTACTGCTACTTTTACCTCGTGGATAAAAGACGGCAAACCTGACTTATCAATGGTGATCAATGGTATTTTGGCTGGTTTAGTTGGTATTACCGCAGGTTGTTATGTAGTTGACTATTGGGGCGCGCTAATTATCGGTTTAATTACTGGTGTTGTAGTTGTTTTCTCAGTTAGTTTCTTTGATTCAATCAAAATTGATGACCCTGTTGGTGCAACTTCGGTTCACTTAGTTTGTGGTATTTTAGGAACTTTAGCAGTGGGTATCTTTGCTAATCCTAATAATATCGCTCAAGGTGGTGCTGAAGGCGCGATCGCAGGATTGCTTTATGGCGGTGGCGTAACCCAACTAATCAACCAAATCGTTGGTGTTTTAGCGGTTGGTGCTTTTACTGTAGTTTTTAGTGCGATCGCTTGGGGTGTGATTAAAGCTGTTTTAGGTATGCGCGTCACTCTTGAAGAAGAAATTAATGGTTTAGATATTGGCGAACATGGTATGGAAGCTTACAGCGGTTTCGTTAAAGAATCTGATGTAATTTCTGGTAGCACTAGTACTATTAGTGGTTCTAGTTCAATAGCTAGTAATACAGAATTCTAACCATCTCAACCAAAGGATAAAAAAAGAAACGCCCGTGTTTCAGCTTAGAATTATCTAAGATAGAAAGCGGGTTTTTTTAATCACAATGGATACAAAAGCTTTTAAACGTTCACTACAACAATCAGAAAATTATCATCGCAAAGGTTTTGGACATGAAGCCGAAGTTACTGATGCTCTTAATACAGAGTATCAAAGTAATTTGATTCAAACTATTCGCAATAATTCTTATCAATTAACCAAAGGAGATGTCAGTATTCGTTTAGCAGAGGCTTTTGGTTTTTGTTGGGGAGTAGAAAGAGCGGTGGCAATGGCTTATGAAACCCGTCAACATTTTCCCACCGAAAAAATTTGGATTACTAATGAGATTATTCATAATCCTTCAGTTAACCAGCGTTTGCGAGAAATGGAAGTCGGTTTTATTGATGTAATCGATGGCAATAAAGATTTTTCGGTGGTTCAATCTGGTGATGTCGTGATTTTACCTGCTTTTGGTGCCAGTGTTACCGAAATGCAGTTGCTCAATGAGCGTGGTTGTACTATTGTAGATACTACCTGTCCTTGGGTGTCTAAAGTTTGGAATTCGGTAGAAAAACACAAAAAACGCGACTATACTTCCATTATTCATGGCAAATACAACCACGAAGAAACAATTGCTACCAGTTCTTTTGCAGATAAATATTTGGTAGTGCTTAATTTACAACAAGCTGAATATGTAGTTAACTATATTCTTCATGGTGGCGACCGCACAGAGTTTTTAACTAAATTTCAAAATGCCTATTCTGAAGGATTTGATCCAGATTTAGATTTAGTCAGAATTGGGATTGCCAATCAAACTACTATGCTCAAAAGCGAAACCGAACAAATTGGTAAGTTATTTGAACAGACGATGCTCAAAAAATACGGGCCAATAGAATTAAATGAGCATTTTATGAGCTTTAATACTATTTGTGATGCGACTCAAGAACGTCAAGATGCGATGTTAAATTTGGTCGAAGAAGATTTAGATTTAATGGTAGTAATTGGTGGTTTCAATTCTTCTAATACTACTCA includes these proteins:
- a CDS encoding Polynucleotide adenylyltransferase region; this encodes MSVKEVSLALPKVPFSLDWLPESACLVGGAVRDALLKREKSYFDLDFVVPDHAVEIAKKIANYYQAGFVILDETRQIARVVFPEGTLDFAQQEGQNLVKDLYRRDFTINAIAYNIHAQKLIDPLQGFEDLKKHTIRMVSGHNLVDDPLRLLRAYRQAAQLNFTIEPTTKKTIKELANLLTKVAAERVQSELNYLLAIPESNQWLIAAWEDGLLNFWLPQIEREQLEKLSIINAVTDEFNQTWQAWQINYINWLSLAKLALLVTQEPQQAEAELINLKYSRQQIKVILTILKQLPKLKQNSSVMSLKEQYFFFLEVKDIFPILIVVAIAQGVSRTILNPLIARYLNPQDSIAHPQPLVNGNDLIKHLSLRPSPLIGKLLTEIQVAYIEGNITNKAEALQFAQSLIKKFEADKNK
- a CDS encoding SNARE associated Golgi protein — its product is MSIELLSLDNVQEIARQYGYWAVFIGIALENTGIPLPGETITIVGGFLAGSGELNYWFVLASSVSGAVLGDNFGYWIGKVGGWKFLVRVGSMFRIPEQQLELARDKFSKNAAQAVFLGRFVTLLRIFAGPLAGIAQMPYQKFFIYNLAGAAVWSLTIVSLSYFLGKIVSLQQIVEWIAQAGMLALLIVVIVLLISFLWEYRQKTLIPKD
- a CDS encoding ammonium transporter encodes the protein MFQTTLKKRKSLDLNRRSNTKSSSSSYLEPLQTVLRFFSPYWLACIPLAAIIVVVWNTAAVAQDAEALTPEQVQGALNATWVLIAAILVIFMNAGFAMLETGFCRQKNAVNILAKNLIVFALATLAYWAIGFALMFGTGNGFIGASGWFLTGEPATYGLEPFPTGLPVPLFFLFQAAFAGTAATIVSGAVAERIKFVDFIIFSLLLTAISYPITGHWVWSSSGWLFNLGFHDFAGSTVVHSVGGWAALIGAAFLGPREGKYQNGRISAIPGHNMSIATLGCLILWIGWFGFNPGSALAANETVPFIAVTTNLAAAAGGVTATFTSWIKDGKPDLSMVINGILAGLVGITAGCYVVDYWGALIIGLITGVVVVFSVSFFDSIKIDDPVGATSVHLVCGILGTLAVGIFANPNNIAQGGAEGAIAGLLYGGGVTQLINQIVGVLAVGAFTVVFSAIAWGVIKAVLGMRVTLEEEINGLDIGEHGMEAYSGFVKESDVISGSTSTISGSSSIASNTEF
- a CDS encoding hydroxymethylbutenyl pyrophosphate reductase, yielding MDTKAFKRSLQQSENYHRKGFGHEAEVTDALNTEYQSNLIQTIRNNSYQLTKGDVSIRLAEAFGFCWGVERAVAMAYETRQHFPTEKIWITNEIIHNPSVNQRLREMEVGFIDVIDGNKDFSVVQSGDVVILPAFGASVTEMQLLNERGCTIVDTTCPWVSKVWNSVEKHKKRDYTSIIHGKYNHEETIATSSFADKYLVVLNLQQAEYVVNYILHGGDRTEFLTKFQNAYSEGFDPDLDLVRIGIANQTTMLKSETEQIGKLFEQTMLKKYGPIELNEHFMSFNTICDATQERQDAMLNLVEEDLDLMVVIGGFNSSNTTHLQEIAIEHGIPSYHIDSVARIGEGNHIEHKPLGKDLEIKENWLPEGKITIGVTSGASTPDKVVADVIEKIFDLKATLVNV